Proteins from a genomic interval of Candidatus Nanopelagicales bacterium:
- a CDS encoding lysophospholipid acyltransferase family protein: MPDARVIHIDGSEPETSDDESAYEPLPGAPVDQPSWEQRVAGVLQFMRRRVTGEYDVDEFGFDPELQERVLLAPFRPLYDKWFRVETRGLENVPDAGGALVVANHSGTIALDAVMTQLALLDHHPAHRHLRMLGADLVFQTPFVGEFARKSGSTLACAPDAERLMNRGELVGVWPEGYKGVGKPFSERYKLQRFGRGGFVAAALKTGVPIIPTAIVGAEEIYPMLGDARTVARIMGLPYFPLTATFPWLGPLGLVPLPSKWIIMFGDPIDTTSFPEGSEEDPMLVFNLTDQVRETIQQQLYRLLVQRRSVFF; this comes from the coding sequence GTGCCTGACGCGCGCGTCATCCACATCGACGGCTCGGAGCCTGAGACGTCGGACGATGAGTCTGCTTACGAGCCGCTCCCGGGGGCCCCGGTGGATCAGCCTTCTTGGGAGCAGCGCGTAGCAGGGGTGCTGCAGTTCATGCGCCGACGGGTGACCGGTGAGTACGACGTCGATGAGTTCGGCTTCGATCCCGAACTGCAAGAGCGCGTGCTGCTGGCGCCCTTCCGTCCGCTCTACGACAAATGGTTCCGGGTCGAGACTCGCGGCCTCGAGAACGTGCCGGATGCCGGCGGTGCTCTGGTGGTGGCCAACCACTCCGGCACCATCGCACTGGACGCGGTCATGACCCAACTCGCCTTACTCGACCACCACCCCGCGCACCGTCACCTGCGCATGCTCGGCGCCGACCTGGTGTTCCAGACACCGTTCGTCGGGGAGTTCGCCCGCAAGTCCGGGTCCACCCTGGCCTGCGCCCCCGATGCGGAGCGGCTGATGAATCGCGGCGAACTCGTCGGAGTGTGGCCGGAGGGCTACAAGGGAGTCGGCAAACCGTTCAGTGAGCGGTACAAACTGCAGCGCTTCGGTCGGGGTGGATTCGTCGCCGCTGCCCTCAAGACCGGAGTTCCGATCATCCCGACCGCCATCGTGGGCGCCGAGGAGATCTACCCGATGCTGGGAGACGCGCGCACCGTTGCCCGCATCATGGGGCTTCCCTATTTCCCGCTCACCGCGACGTTCCCCTGGCTCGGGCCCTTGGGCCTGGTCCCGTTGCCGAGCAAGTGGATCATCATGTTCGGAGACCCCATCGACACCACGTCGTTCCCCGAGGGGTCCGAAGAGGACCCCATGCTCGTGTTCAACCTCACCGATCAGGTCCGCGAGACCATCCAGCAGCAGCTCTATCGCCTGTTGGTGCAACGCCGTTCGGTCTTCTTCTGA
- a CDS encoding sugar phosphate isomerase/epimerase, which translates to MSPARRPRAKTALRSTRSPVVRVPDAKVALSTASVYPESTAAAFEIAGRLGYDGVEVMVMNDQVSQDPDALKRLSDHYAMPILAVHAPCLLVTQRVWGTDPWGKLVRARAAAEKLGAATVVVHPPFRWQREYSRDFVVGLKRMGEETDIRFAVENMYPWRARSREVAAYAPGWDVRHSDYPHTTLDLSHTAVSQSDPMRVAEDLGDRLAHIHLADGSGSARDEHLIPGRGSQPAGDLLELLARRQFDGTVVVEVSTRKVSSRAEREADLAEALAFARLHLAVSSTERRRGPEPRKGPEPRKGPEPRKGPEPRRGRENRDGSLE; encoded by the coding sequence GTGAGTCCCGCTCGTCGGCCCCGCGCCAAGACAGCGTTGCGTTCCACCCGTTCCCCGGTGGTGCGGGTCCCCGACGCCAAGGTGGCGCTGTCCACCGCCTCGGTGTACCCGGAGTCGACCGCTGCCGCTTTCGAGATCGCCGGGAGACTCGGCTACGACGGGGTCGAAGTCATGGTCATGAACGATCAGGTGAGCCAGGACCCCGACGCGCTCAAGCGACTGTCCGACCACTATGCGATGCCGATCCTCGCGGTCCACGCACCCTGCCTGCTGGTGACCCAGCGGGTGTGGGGCACGGATCCGTGGGGCAAGCTCGTCAGGGCTCGCGCAGCAGCGGAGAAGCTCGGTGCGGCGACTGTCGTCGTCCATCCCCCGTTCCGCTGGCAGCGGGAGTACTCGCGGGACTTCGTCGTCGGGCTGAAGCGTATGGGCGAGGAAACTGACATCCGATTCGCGGTGGAGAACATGTACCCGTGGCGAGCCCGTTCGCGTGAAGTCGCCGCGTACGCGCCGGGATGGGACGTGCGGCATTCCGACTACCCACACACCACCTTGGACCTTTCCCACACCGCTGTGAGCCAATCCGACCCCATGCGAGTGGCCGAGGATCTCGGCGATCGCTTGGCGCATATCCACTTGGCCGACGGATCGGGTTCGGCCCGCGACGAACATCTGATCCCGGGGCGTGGTTCTCAACCCGCCGGCGATCTGCTCGAACTCCTCGCCCGCCGCCAATTCGATGGAACTGTGGTCGTCGAGGTGTCGACGCGCAAGGTCTCCTCCCGGGCTGAACGTGAGGCGGACCTCGCCGAAGCGCTCGCTTTCGCCCGCCTGCACCTCGCTGTCTCATCCACAGAACGTCGAAGAGGACCAGAACCCCGAAAGGGACCAGAACCCCGAAAGGGACCAGAACCCCGAAAGGGACCGGAACCCCGAAGGGGGCGCGAGAACCGAGACGGTTCCCTAGAGTGA
- a CDS encoding Ppx/GppA phosphatase family protein has protein sequence MRLGVIDIGSNTVHLLVVDAHYGAAPIAAHSHKMELRLSEHLTESGAIDSAATQSLIDFTLRAQVIGEDLGVTDMEAFATSAIREASNGEDVLRQVRKATGIATTTVTGDDEARLTFLAVRRWFGWSAGRLLVLDIGGGSLEIAIGGDEEPDLAFSMPLGAGHLTRTMLSGDPPDEDSVRELRRHIRAEIAGSVGRIQRLGLAERAVATSKTFKQLARIAGAAPSSEGPFVRRTLSLTDLSAWLPKLAAMTTKERGGLPGVSVGRAPQLVAGALVAEAAMELLDVDEVDICPWALREGVILRRLDGLNQ, from the coding sequence ATGCGTCTGGGTGTGATCGACATCGGTTCGAACACCGTGCACCTGCTCGTCGTCGATGCGCACTACGGCGCGGCGCCCATCGCGGCGCATTCCCACAAGATGGAACTGCGGCTGTCCGAGCACCTCACTGAGTCAGGAGCCATCGATTCAGCAGCGACACAGTCTCTGATCGACTTCACGCTACGGGCCCAGGTGATCGGGGAGGATCTCGGTGTCACCGACATGGAGGCCTTCGCGACATCCGCGATCCGGGAGGCGAGCAACGGCGAGGATGTCCTGCGTCAGGTCCGCAAGGCCACCGGAATCGCGACGACGACCGTGACCGGCGACGACGAGGCGCGGCTGACCTTCCTGGCCGTGCGACGCTGGTTCGGCTGGTCCGCCGGACGGCTGCTGGTGCTCGACATCGGTGGCGGCAGCCTCGAGATCGCGATCGGGGGGGACGAAGAGCCGGACCTCGCCTTCTCCATGCCCTTGGGGGCCGGCCATCTCACGCGCACGATGCTCTCCGGGGACCCGCCTGACGAGGACTCCGTGCGGGAGTTGCGCCGCCACATCCGAGCCGAGATCGCAGGCTCCGTGGGCCGCATCCAGCGCCTGGGTCTTGCGGAGCGAGCCGTCGCCACTTCCAAGACCTTCAAACAGTTGGCACGCATCGCCGGAGCGGCGCCCTCCAGCGAGGGCCCGTTCGTGCGCCGCACCTTGAGCCTGACCGACCTGAGCGCTTGGCTGCCCAAGTTGGCTGCCATGACCACCAAGGAACGCGGCGGCCTGCCCGGGGTCAGCGTTGGGCGTGCACCTCAGTTGGTCGCGGGTGCGCTGGTCGCCGAAGCCGCCATGGAGTTGCTCGATGTCGATGAGGTCGACATCTGCCCCTGGGCGTTGCGCGAGGGCGTGATCCTAAGACGCCTGGACGGACTGAATCAGTGA
- a CDS encoding L,D-transpeptidase: MSYVLRGLVGLAIAVTGAVVPVSAQAAEGSITVSVEPGRLTAAEQVRVKGTVTPAPGGPVQVQVRTPSGWTAATSMATDADGSFAGDVTPVSSDSRGASALRVVEPDTGMTSDSVSLVISAALDVPALDVDYLGRERVTIGVYPRAYTGEITVRDRAGRTLGSAPAANGRARLDLTAQDLGRQKVSVQSAADGDLVPGSQKAVLRSNWVRLQRGSTGPVVAGLLRKLRSLNFHTPPVGERFDAPVGDVVMAFKKAEELPRNERMDRRAWRTLADMAPMKPRFRGGKGVHIEVDKTRQILMLVKNGQVKGTLHVSTGATGNTPEGRFRIYEKGVGALYRFMGFQGNFGIHGYIPVPPYPASHGCVREPMWAADWTYQRSPVGTRVIIYT; encoded by the coding sequence ATGAGTTACGTGCTGCGAGGTCTCGTCGGGCTCGCGATCGCCGTGACGGGCGCTGTGGTCCCGGTGAGTGCCCAGGCGGCGGAGGGCTCCATCACGGTCTCCGTCGAACCAGGGCGGCTGACCGCGGCTGAACAGGTCCGCGTCAAAGGGACAGTGACACCCGCGCCGGGTGGCCCCGTGCAGGTGCAGGTCCGCACACCGTCAGGGTGGACGGCAGCCACCAGTATGGCCACCGATGCCGACGGTTCATTCGCAGGTGACGTCACCCCAGTGTCCTCGGACTCCCGCGGCGCGTCCGCGCTGAGAGTGGTGGAGCCGGACACGGGAATGACCAGCGACTCCGTCTCGCTGGTCATCAGCGCGGCGTTGGACGTCCCCGCACTGGACGTCGATTACCTCGGCCGGGAGCGAGTCACCATCGGTGTGTACCCGCGGGCTTACACCGGTGAGATCACAGTGCGGGACCGGGCTGGACGGACCTTGGGTTCTGCCCCGGCAGCCAACGGCCGGGCCCGACTCGACCTCACCGCTCAGGACTTGGGACGCCAGAAGGTGTCAGTCCAATCCGCAGCCGATGGGGACCTTGTTCCCGGCAGTCAGAAGGCTGTCCTGCGCAGCAACTGGGTCCGCCTGCAGCGAGGCAGCACTGGTCCCGTCGTCGCCGGGCTCCTGCGGAAACTGCGGTCGTTGAACTTCCACACCCCGCCGGTGGGTGAGCGCTTCGATGCGCCGGTCGGCGATGTTGTCATGGCCTTCAAGAAAGCGGAGGAACTGCCCCGCAACGAACGCATGGACCGTCGGGCCTGGCGCACACTCGCCGACATGGCACCGATGAAGCCACGATTCCGTGGCGGTAAAGGAGTTCACATCGAGGTCGACAAGACCCGTCAGATCCTGATGCTGGTCAAGAACGGTCAGGTCAAGGGCACTCTGCACGTCTCGACAGGGGCCACCGGCAACACCCCCGAAGGTCGATTCCGGATCTACGAGAAGGGCGTCGGTGCCCTCTACCGATTCATGGGCTTCCAGGGCAACTTCGGAATCCACGGGTACATCCCGGTCCCGCCGTATCCTGCCTCTCACGGCTGTGTCCGCGAACCCATGTGGGCGGCCGATTGGACATACCAACGCAGCCCCGTCGGCACGCGCGTGATCATCTACACCTGA
- the proC gene encoding pyrroline-5-carboxylate reductase, whose protein sequence is MADIAIVGAGVMGETLLSGLLRAGRQPDDIVIAERRDDRAIELTDRYGVSVMTNGEAAAAADTVILVVKPQDMAAVLAEITDRIRSHALVISLAAGITTRYLEERLPAGTAVVRVMPNTPALVDEGMAAISAGSSCDEQHLDEAESLLKSVGRVIRVPEKQQDAVTAISGSGPAYIFFVVESMIEAGVHLGLPRTTATQLAVQTAFGSAKLLRETGQHPTVLREQVTSPGGTTAAALRELESHSVRAAFLSALQAARDRSEQLGS, encoded by the coding sequence GTGGCTGATATCGCGATCGTCGGGGCCGGGGTGATGGGGGAGACCCTTCTCTCAGGCCTTCTGCGGGCCGGTCGACAACCGGACGACATCGTCATCGCGGAACGGCGAGATGACCGCGCCATCGAGTTGACGGACCGCTACGGCGTCAGCGTGATGACCAACGGCGAGGCCGCCGCTGCAGCAGACACTGTGATCCTGGTCGTGAAGCCGCAAGACATGGCTGCGGTTCTCGCCGAGATCACCGATCGGATCCGCAGTCATGCGCTGGTGATCTCGTTGGCCGCGGGCATCACCACGCGGTATCTCGAGGAGCGATTGCCCGCGGGAACCGCAGTGGTTCGAGTGATGCCGAACACCCCCGCCCTGGTCGATGAGGGAATGGCTGCGATCTCCGCCGGATCCTCGTGCGACGAGCAGCACCTCGACGAGGCCGAGTCCTTGTTGAAGTCCGTGGGACGGGTCATCCGGGTGCCCGAGAAGCAGCAGGACGCAGTGACGGCGATCTCCGGCAGCGGGCCCGCATACATCTTCTTCGTCGTGGAGTCCATGATCGAGGCCGGCGTCCATCTGGGGTTGCCGCGCACCACGGCGACACAACTGGCGGTGCAGACCGCGTTCGGCAGCGCCAAATTGCTGCGCGAGACCGGGCAACATCCGACTGTCCTGCGTGAGCAGGTCACCAGTCCCGGCGGCACGACGGCCGCAGCCTTGCGCGAGTTGGAATCCCACAGTGTCCGCGCGGCCTTCCTCTCGGCGCTGCAGGCCGCCCGGGACCGTTCCGAACAACTCGGATCCTGA
- a CDS encoding HAD-IC family P-type ATPase, translating into MPAVEALARTDVVCVDKTGTLTDPGMALRLVTPLAGADEQQVRRILGALGSADPRPNPTMDAIRRDCPDPGWTLADSVPFSSARKWSSADYAQGSFVIGAPEMLFSDLTARPWWAAAEHYADDGARVLVLAQAGQPPRADQPLPTLQELAVVVIDQKLRSDAAETVAFFEEQGVAVKVISGDNAATVGAIAGRAGVPGADDPFDARNLPTTIDGMGTQLESHSVFGRVTPDQKKYMVDALQQRGHTVTMTGDGVNDVLALKRADLGIAMGSGAPATRAVAQIVLMDNKWSTLPQVVFEGRRVLGNIERVSDVFLTKSIYAMVISLATGVFGVAFPFQPIQLTLVSSLTIGIPGFFLALMPNTDRFRPGFFRRVLLFAVPAGVVCAASAFTSYIVVSGMDNAEVQSQTYATLTLLIVALGVLLQSARPLNLLRIAVVAAMAVAVLGVVLIGPLARFFSMTVTVGPQLIAALAIGAVGVAVILAITPVIDKLRRQ; encoded by the coding sequence ATGCCCGCGGTGGAAGCGCTCGCGCGCACCGATGTCGTATGTGTCGACAAGACCGGCACCCTGACCGACCCTGGCATGGCGTTGCGGCTCGTCACCCCCCTCGCGGGGGCCGATGAACAGCAGGTGCGTCGCATCCTCGGGGCACTGGGCAGCGCGGACCCGCGTCCGAACCCCACCATGGACGCGATCCGGCGGGACTGCCCGGATCCGGGTTGGACCCTGGCGGACTCCGTGCCCTTTTCCTCCGCGCGCAAGTGGTCGTCCGCGGACTACGCGCAGGGGTCATTCGTCATCGGCGCTCCCGAGATGCTGTTCTCCGACCTCACCGCTCGGCCCTGGTGGGCTGCCGCGGAGCACTACGCCGACGATGGCGCTCGGGTGCTGGTCCTCGCGCAAGCCGGGCAGCCGCCCCGGGCCGACCAGCCGTTGCCGACGCTGCAGGAACTGGCGGTAGTCGTCATCGATCAGAAACTGCGCTCCGACGCCGCGGAGACTGTTGCGTTCTTCGAGGAACAGGGCGTGGCGGTGAAGGTCATCTCCGGCGACAACGCGGCCACCGTCGGCGCCATCGCGGGGCGTGCCGGAGTGCCAGGCGCGGACGACCCCTTCGATGCGAGGAACCTCCCGACCACCATCGACGGCATGGGGACACAGCTGGAAAGCCACAGCGTCTTCGGCCGCGTCACCCCTGATCAGAAGAAGTACATGGTGGACGCGCTCCAGCAGCGTGGTCACACCGTCACCATGACCGGTGATGGGGTCAATGATGTCCTCGCTCTGAAGCGTGCCGACCTCGGCATCGCCATGGGTTCGGGAGCACCCGCCACCCGAGCCGTCGCCCAGATCGTGCTGATGGACAACAAGTGGTCGACCCTTCCCCAGGTAGTGTTCGAGGGGCGCCGGGTTCTGGGGAACATCGAGCGGGTGTCGGACGTGTTCCTCACCAAGTCCATCTACGCAATGGTCATCAGTCTCGCCACCGGGGTGTTCGGAGTGGCCTTCCCCTTCCAGCCAATCCAGTTGACCCTCGTGTCGTCGCTGACTATCGGCATCCCCGGGTTCTTCCTCGCCCTCATGCCGAACACCGACCGCTTCCGTCCGGGGTTCTTCCGCCGGGTTCTGCTGTTCGCGGTTCCCGCCGGCGTCGTGTGTGCGGCCAGCGCTTTCACCAGTTACATCGTCGTCAGCGGCATGGACAACGCGGAGGTCCAGTCGCAGACGTACGCGACTTTGACGCTGCTGATCGTGGCTTTGGGGGTCCTGCTGCAATCCGCCCGACCACTCAACCTGCTGCGGATCGCCGTTGTTGCAGCCATGGCGGTGGCAGTCCTCGGAGTCGTTCTCATCGGTCCGCTGGCCCGGTTCTTCTCGATGACCGTGACCGTGGGGCCGCAACTGATCGCTGCCCTCGCGATCGGGGCCGTGGGAGTCGCCGTCATCCTGGCCATCACCCCCGTGATCGATAAGTTGCGCCGCCAGTGA
- a CDS encoding AURKAIP1/COX24 domain-containing protein has protein sequence MGSVVKKRRKRMAKKKHRKLLKRTRVQRRNKK, from the coding sequence ATGGGCTCTGTCGTCAAGAAGCGCCGCAAGCGGATGGCCAAGAAGAAGCACCGCAAGCTGCTCAAGCGCACCCGCGTCCAGCGTCGTAACAAGAAGTAG
- a CDS encoding proline dehydrogenase family protein: MLRQALLTVSRNDKIKEMSVALPVTRDVVHRFVAGEGAPDAVAATAELAATGRLATIDRLGEDVLELADAEQTRDDYLDLLDGLNANGLTSDAEVSVKLSAVGQALPGDGEKIALEFAHQIAAKAHGYGTTVTLDMEDHTTTDSTLGILRELRRDFPATGAVIQAYLYRSEADCRDLSGAGSRVRLCKGAYKEPEEVAYQSKHEVDLAFVRCMKILMAGDGYPMIASHDPRLVDIAQSLAIHNDRPKGSYEHQMLYGVRPEEQQRLADSGEKMRVYIPYGQDWYGYMVRRMAEKPANMGLFLKSLSSKK; encoded by the coding sequence ATGCTGCGTCAGGCGCTGCTGACTGTGTCGCGCAACGACAAGATCAAGGAGATGTCCGTCGCGCTCCCGGTGACGAGAGACGTCGTGCATCGTTTCGTCGCCGGTGAAGGCGCTCCGGACGCAGTGGCGGCGACGGCCGAACTCGCCGCAACCGGAAGGCTGGCGACCATCGACCGACTCGGGGAAGACGTGCTCGAGTTGGCCGATGCCGAGCAGACCCGAGACGACTATCTCGACCTGCTCGACGGCCTGAACGCCAACGGCCTGACCTCGGACGCCGAGGTGTCCGTGAAGTTGAGCGCAGTCGGGCAGGCGCTGCCGGGGGACGGCGAGAAGATCGCGTTGGAGTTCGCCCACCAGATCGCCGCAAAGGCGCACGGATACGGAACCACCGTCACGCTGGACATGGAGGATCACACGACCACGGACTCCACCCTGGGCATCCTGCGCGAACTGCGCCGCGACTTCCCGGCGACGGGCGCGGTGATCCAGGCGTATCTGTACCGCAGCGAGGCGGACTGCCGCGACTTGTCCGGCGCGGGCTCGCGGGTGCGCCTGTGCAAGGGCGCGTACAAGGAACCTGAGGAAGTTGCCTACCAGTCCAAGCACGAAGTCGACCTGGCGTTCGTGCGCTGCATGAAGATCCTCATGGCGGGCGACGGCTATCCCATGATCGCCTCCCACGACCCGCGGCTAGTCGATATCGCCCAATCACTCGCGATTCACAATGACCGCCCCAAGGGTTCGTACGAGCATCAGATGTTGTACGGAGTGCGCCCCGAGGAGCAGCAGCGGTTGGCGGACTCGGGCGAGAAGATGCGTGTCTACATTCCCTACGGCCAGGACTGGTACGGGTACATGGTCCGCCGCATGGCCGAGAAGCCCGCCAACATGGGTCTTTTCCTCAAGTCGCTCTCGTCGAAGAAGTAG
- a CDS encoding acetoin utilization protein AcuC, with protein MSEQVVISWSQALRAYDFGPGHPLSPIRVELAWKLIEEFGLLDADHVHINNDIPIAPDDLLLRVHTPDLINAVRRGGQEPDFSDLRFGLGTADTPVFPDMHTAAARVCGATLAAAQAVHSGAAEHAVNIAGGLHHAMPDRSSGFCVYNDLAVAIQWLLDNGVERVAYIDVDVHHGDGVQAAFWDDPRVLTLSIHESPATLFPGTGWPTEIGGPKALGTKVNLALPAGTGDQGWLRAFHAVTPHVLGAFRPQIIVSQHGCDSHFEDPLASLAVSIDGQRMAAEAVHRWAHRFAGGRWVATGGGGYEWVDVVPRSWTNVVAIATDQEIDPGANLPEPWLDYVRNLMGRVGPAHMTDGYEPWPKNWDLGYDPADPIDAAVVATRNAVFPYLGLATDSFSGF; from the coding sequence ATGAGTGAGCAGGTCGTGATCTCCTGGTCTCAGGCACTGCGGGCCTATGACTTCGGTCCCGGTCATCCGCTCAGCCCGATCCGAGTCGAACTCGCCTGGAAGCTGATCGAGGAGTTCGGGCTGCTGGATGCGGATCACGTGCACATCAACAACGACATTCCGATCGCCCCCGACGACCTGCTGCTGCGTGTGCACACTCCGGACCTGATCAATGCGGTGCGCCGGGGGGGACAGGAACCCGACTTCAGTGATCTGAGATTCGGACTCGGGACCGCGGACACGCCTGTGTTCCCCGACATGCACACTGCCGCGGCCCGCGTGTGCGGCGCGACCCTGGCTGCAGCGCAGGCCGTGCACTCCGGTGCCGCAGAACATGCCGTGAACATCGCCGGAGGACTGCACCATGCGATGCCCGACCGATCATCCGGGTTCTGTGTCTACAACGATCTCGCAGTGGCCATTCAATGGTTGCTCGACAACGGCGTCGAACGAGTCGCCTACATCGATGTCGACGTCCACCATGGCGACGGCGTCCAGGCAGCGTTCTGGGATGACCCGCGCGTGCTGACGCTGTCGATCCACGAGAGCCCGGCGACGCTGTTCCCGGGCACCGGCTGGCCGACCGAGATCGGCGGGCCCAAAGCGCTCGGGACCAAGGTCAACCTCGCACTACCCGCTGGGACCGGGGACCAAGGATGGCTGCGGGCCTTCCACGCGGTGACACCCCACGTACTCGGAGCCTTTCGGCCGCAGATCATCGTTTCCCAGCACGGCTGCGACTCCCACTTCGAGGACCCGCTGGCCAGCCTGGCCGTTTCGATCGACGGGCAGCGAATGGCGGCGGAAGCCGTGCACCGGTGGGCGCATCGGTTCGCCGGCGGTCGATGGGTCGCTACCGGCGGCGGTGGCTATGAATGGGTCGACGTGGTCCCCCGCTCGTGGACGAACGTCGTCGCCATCGCCACCGACCAGGAGATCGATCCCGGCGCCAACCTGCCGGAACCGTGGCTCGATTATGTCCGCAACCTCATGGGCCGGGTCGGGCCGGCGCACATGACCGACGGTTACGAGCCCTGGCCCAAGAACTGGGACCTCGGATACGACCCCGCCGATCCCATCGACGCGGCAGTTGTGGCCACCCGCAACGCGGTGTTCCCTTACCTGGGCCTGGCCACCGACAGCTTCTCGGGCTTCTAG
- a CDS encoding TetR family transcriptional regulator — MARDEVADAVLDSARVAFNTRGYARTTMRGVAAAAGVAPSVMRKYYANKEQMFAAAMKLPFDPSSAVPQLLAPGLDGMGERLVRGTFDVLKDDETRQEIVELFQAGASAGKAAQSLREFLEESVIDRIAGAVGIPDARMRAALISSHLMGLAVIRYVVRLEPLASASEDEVVRIYAPMIQDLLDPTKPVKGLSRGA; from the coding sequence GTGGCCAGGGACGAAGTAGCCGACGCCGTCTTGGACTCCGCGCGCGTGGCGTTCAACACCCGCGGATATGCCCGCACCACGATGCGCGGCGTCGCGGCAGCCGCCGGAGTGGCCCCGTCGGTGATGCGCAAGTACTACGCGAACAAGGAACAGATGTTCGCCGCCGCGATGAAACTGCCCTTCGATCCCTCGAGTGCCGTCCCGCAACTGTTGGCTCCGGGGCTGGACGGCATGGGCGAGCGCCTCGTACGAGGCACCTTCGACGTACTCAAGGACGACGAGACCCGGCAAGAGATCGTCGAACTGTTCCAAGCGGGCGCCTCAGCGGGCAAGGCGGCTCAATCTCTGCGGGAGTTTCTCGAGGAGTCCGTGATCGACCGGATCGCCGGCGCGGTGGGCATCCCCGATGCCCGCATGCGCGCAGCGCTGATCTCCAGTCACCTGATGGGACTTGCGGTCATCCGCTATGTCGTTCGGCTCGAACCGCTGGCGTCGGCCTCCGAAGACGAAGTCGTACGGATCTACGCTCCGATGATCCAAGACCTGCTCGACCCCACCAAACCCGTCAAGGGGCTCAGCCGCGGCGCATGA
- a CDS encoding SDR family oxidoreductase yields MGQVVLVTGVSRYLGGRMARLLTEDPRIDRVIGVDVIPPRADIGRAEFVRADIRNPIIAKVINAASVDTVVHMGVIATPVQAGGRMSMKEINVIGTMQLLAACQKSPSVRRLVVKSTTSVYGAGPRDPAMFAEEIEPRHSPSSGWAKDSVEVEAYVRGFARRRPDVTVTTLRFANFIGPSVQTPMTSYFSLPAVPVVMGYDARLQFVHEDDGLRAIHEAAAEDKPGLYNVSGDGILLLSQAIRLAGRAPFPLLPPLIGIAGRAMISTGLADFSPEQVRFLTYGRGVDTTRMREVLGFEPEYTTQEAFESFVAARGLNRIVHPDRVRSAEQALSSVMTSGMSSIVASGVSVLRGIGSSVRLDIGR; encoded by the coding sequence ATGGGTCAGGTTGTCCTCGTCACGGGTGTGTCCCGGTACCTGGGTGGCCGCATGGCGCGCCTGCTGACCGAAGATCCCAGGATCGACCGGGTCATCGGCGTGGACGTCATTCCGCCTCGCGCGGACATCGGACGTGCCGAGTTCGTCCGGGCCGACATCCGCAACCCGATCATCGCCAAGGTCATCAACGCCGCGAGTGTGGACACCGTCGTGCACATGGGTGTCATCGCCACCCCGGTCCAGGCCGGGGGTCGGATGTCGATGAAGGAGATCAACGTCATCGGCACGATGCAACTGCTGGCGGCGTGTCAGAAGTCCCCCAGTGTGCGCCGACTCGTCGTCAAGTCGACCACGAGTGTCTATGGTGCGGGCCCTCGGGACCCGGCGATGTTCGCCGAGGAGATCGAGCCGCGGCACTCGCCGTCATCGGGGTGGGCCAAGGACTCCGTCGAGGTCGAGGCGTACGTGCGCGGCTTCGCCCGGCGCCGTCCCGATGTGACGGTCACGACCCTGCGGTTCGCCAACTTCATCGGTCCCAGCGTGCAGACACCGATGACGAGTTACTTCAGCCTTCCTGCAGTCCCGGTCGTCATGGGATACGACGCTCGGCTGCAGTTCGTCCACGAGGACGATGGGCTACGCGCCATCCACGAGGCAGCCGCAGAGGACAAGCCCGGGCTGTACAACGTGTCCGGCGACGGGATCCTGCTGCTCTCGCAGGCGATCCGACTTGCAGGTCGGGCGCCTTTCCCCCTGTTGCCACCACTCATCGGCATCGCCGGTCGAGCGATGATCAGCACTGGATTGGCCGACTTCAGCCCGGAACAGGTGCGGTTCTTGACCTACGGGCGAGGAGTCGACACGACGCGCATGCGGGAGGTGCTGGGTTTCGAGCCCGAGTACACGACTCAGGAGGCGTTCGAGTCGTTCGTCGCGGCCCGCGGTCTGAACCGCATCGTTCACCCCGACCGCGTGCGGTCGGCGGAACAGGCCCTGTCTTCTGTCATGACGTCGGGAATGTCTTCCATCGTGGCATCGGGAGTGTCCGTCCTTCGTGGCATCGGGAGTTCCGTCCGGTTGGACATCGGGAGGTAG